From a single Acidimicrobiales bacterium genomic region:
- a CDS encoding DNA-directed RNA polymerase subunit beta' — protein MLDVNEFDQIRIGLATADGIRMWSNGEVKKPETINYRTLKPEKDGLFCEKIFGPTKDWECYCGKYKRVRFKGIICERCGVEITRSKVRRDRMGHIELAAPAVHIWYLRGTRSWLAYLLMGTEPREELKAKQLEKVIYFAANLVVWVDEGKRHEDLPELESELAEERLAIEEERDRELNRRQEDLEAELAEMEAEGTREADLKARAKAADKDLQFIREQYEQELDVLNRAWDEFTGLFSRQIIEEDMLWRELEDRWGEYFEGGMGAAALARLIDRIDFDDEEVKLRSMIDPPEGQKPLSAQRKQKAIKRLKIVAAFNRRDEHGRRVNEPSAMILNVVPVIPPELRPMVQLDGGRFATSDLNDLYRRVINRNNRLKRLLDLGAPGIIVNNEKRMLQEAVDALFDNGRRGRPVTGPGNRPLKSLSDMLKGKQGRFRQNLLGKRVDYSGRSVIVAGPSLKFHQCGLPKVMALELFKPFVMKKLVDDELAQNIKSAKRMVERRKPQVWTILEDVISEHPVLLNRAPTLHRLGIQAFEPVLVEGKAIRIHPLVCAAFNADFDGDQMAVHLPLSSEAQAEARVLMLSANNVLSPAHGRPLVTPTQDMVIGAYYLTTEVEGLAGEGKVFRDLNDLRWAMESGVVHLHARIQYRSDEYPELIDTPANGAAATWHTTTPGRVIFNDAMPRKAVTPIGVGGLPGKPITFVNRQVDKKELGLIVDNLARHYPKKVVADCLDALKDVCFEYASRSGLTVSIDDVKTPAAKVEILERHEKDAEKVEAQFRRGIITDGERRQKEVEIWNSATSEVTARMVEALEADQSNPIDMMVKSGARGNMMQVRQIAGMRGLVANPRGDMIPRPIKSNFREGLSMLEYFISTPGARKGLVDTALRTADSGYLTRRLVDVSQELIINDTDPFEAEGAVRGIWIDGVRSDVENQRFYLETRLFSRTLADEVVVADPEGKGIVHSTAKGGRRVLVAGTIVGEVEMELMRDDPDVDRVRVLSPLTDDSATGVSAASYGMSLATGKDIEIGEAVGVIAAQSIGEPGTQLTMRTFHTGGVVGKDLAGGLPRVVELFEARTPKGKATLARISGVVRIGEDEGRGREITVVADDGTEEVYTVPGVSRLEVTDGQEVRAGDAIVEGPRDPKELLEIKGVRETQQYLVEEVQKVYRDQGVSIHDKHIELIVRQMTRRVKINNPGESDFLPGEQVDQRLFAETNRMLVAESRRPAEGRPELMGITKASLATDSWLSAASFQETTRVLTEAAIECRSDKLIGLKENIIIGKLVPAGTGMEEYRRVVTHAPDYKPMDFYSSADEEQDLAEWLAGQAGSDEDPFEGAYEADVIDLAGAVGAPGADASDVV, from the coding sequence GTGCTCGACGTCAACGAATTCGATCAGATCCGCATCGGCCTGGCCACCGCGGACGGCATCCGCATGTGGTCCAACGGCGAGGTCAAGAAGCCGGAGACCATCAACTACCGCACCCTGAAGCCGGAGAAGGACGGGCTCTTCTGCGAGAAGATCTTCGGCCCGACCAAGGACTGGGAGTGCTACTGCGGCAAGTACAAGAGGGTCCGCTTCAAGGGGATCATCTGTGAGCGCTGTGGGGTGGAGATCACCCGCTCCAAGGTCCGACGGGACCGCATGGGCCACATCGAGTTGGCCGCACCGGCCGTCCACATCTGGTACCTCAGGGGAACCCGGTCCTGGCTCGCATACCTGCTCATGGGTACCGAGCCGCGCGAGGAGCTCAAGGCCAAGCAGCTGGAGAAGGTCATCTATTTCGCCGCCAACCTTGTCGTCTGGGTCGACGAGGGCAAGCGCCACGAGGACCTTCCCGAACTGGAGTCCGAGTTGGCCGAGGAGCGCCTCGCCATCGAGGAGGAGCGCGACCGCGAGCTGAACCGTCGCCAGGAGGACCTCGAGGCCGAATTGGCCGAGATGGAGGCGGAGGGCACCAGGGAGGCCGACCTCAAGGCCCGGGCCAAGGCCGCCGACAAGGACCTCCAGTTCATCCGGGAGCAGTACGAGCAGGAGCTCGACGTGCTCAACCGGGCCTGGGACGAGTTCACCGGCCTGTTTTCCCGCCAGATCATCGAAGAGGACATGCTCTGGCGCGAGCTGGAGGATCGCTGGGGCGAGTACTTCGAGGGTGGCATGGGCGCCGCTGCACTGGCCCGGTTGATCGATCGCATCGACTTCGACGACGAAGAGGTGAAGCTCCGGTCGATGATCGATCCGCCGGAGGGTCAGAAGCCGCTGAGTGCCCAGCGCAAGCAGAAGGCCATCAAGCGCCTCAAGATCGTGGCCGCATTCAACCGCCGCGACGAGCACGGTCGCCGGGTGAACGAGCCCAGTGCAATGATCCTGAACGTCGTCCCGGTCATCCCGCCGGAGCTGCGTCCGATGGTCCAATTGGATGGTGGCCGCTTCGCCACCTCCGACCTGAACGACCTGTACCGCCGGGTCATCAACCGGAACAACCGGCTGAAGCGCCTTCTCGACCTGGGGGCTCCCGGCATCATCGTGAACAACGAGAAGCGGATGCTCCAGGAGGCCGTCGACGCCCTGTTCGACAACGGTCGACGGGGTCGTCCCGTGACCGGACCGGGCAACCGTCCGCTCAAGTCCCTGTCCGACATGCTGAAGGGCAAGCAGGGCAGGTTCCGCCAGAACCTGCTCGGAAAGCGCGTCGACTACTCGGGCCGTTCGGTCATCGTGGCCGGCCCGTCGCTCAAGTTCCACCAGTGCGGCCTGCCCAAGGTCATGGCACTCGAGCTGTTCAAGCCGTTCGTCATGAAGAAGCTGGTCGACGATGAGTTGGCCCAGAACATCAAGTCGGCCAAGCGCATGGTCGAGCGGCGCAAGCCCCAGGTCTGGACCATCCTGGAGGACGTCATCAGCGAGCACCCGGTGCTGCTGAACCGCGCTCCCACCCTGCACCGGCTGGGCATCCAGGCCTTCGAGCCGGTGCTGGTGGAGGGCAAGGCCATCCGCATCCACCCGCTCGTCTGCGCGGCCTTCAACGCCGACTTCGACGGTGACCAGATGGCCGTCCACCTGCCACTGTCGTCGGAGGCCCAGGCCGAGGCCCGGGTCCTGATGCTGTCGGCCAACAACGTTCTCAGCCCAGCCCACGGTCGACCCCTTGTCACCCCGACCCAGGACATGGTCATCGGTGCCTACTACCTGACGACCGAGGTCGAGGGCCTGGCCGGCGAGGGCAAGGTCTTCCGTGACCTGAACGACCTCCGCTGGGCCATGGAGAGCGGCGTCGTGCACCTTCACGCCCGCATCCAGTACAGGTCCGACGAGTACCCGGAACTGATCGACACGCCGGCCAACGGCGCGGCCGCCACATGGCACACCACGACGCCCGGCCGGGTCATCTTCAACGACGCCATGCCCCGCAAGGCCGTCACCCCGATCGGGGTCGGCGGCCTTCCCGGCAAGCCGATCACCTTCGTCAACCGACAGGTCGACAAGAAGGAACTGGGCCTCATAGTCGACAACCTGGCCCGCCACTACCCCAAGAAGGTGGTGGCCGATTGCCTGGACGCCCTCAAGGACGTCTGCTTCGAGTACGCCAGCCGGTCCGGCCTCACCGTGTCGATCGACGACGTCAAGACACCGGCCGCCAAGGTCGAGATCCTGGAACGCCACGAGAAGGACGCCGAGAAGGTCGAAGCCCAGTTCCGACGGGGCATCATCACCGACGGTGAGCGTCGCCAGAAGGAGGTCGAGATCTGGAACTCGGCCACCTCGGAGGTGACCGCACGGATGGTCGAGGCTCTCGAGGCGGACCAGTCCAACCCGATCGACATGATGGTCAAGTCCGGTGCCCGTGGGAACATGATGCAGGTGCGCCAGATCGCCGGCATGCGCGGCCTGGTGGCCAACCCGCGTGGCGACATGATCCCTCGGCCGATCAAGTCGAACTTCCGTGAGGGCCTTTCGATGCTGGAGTACTTCATCTCCACGCCCGGTGCCCGTAAGGGCCTCGTCGACACCGCCCTGCGTACCGCCGACTCCGGCTACCTGACCCGTCGCCTGGTCGATGTCTCCCAGGAGCTCATCATCAACGACACCGATCCGTTCGAGGCCGAGGGCGCGGTCCGTGGCATCTGGATCGACGGTGTGCGCTCCGACGTGGAGAACCAGCGCTTCTACCTGGAGACCCGCCTGTTCAGCCGAACCCTGGCCGACGAGGTCGTGGTCGCCGATCCCGAGGGGAAGGGCATCGTCCACTCCACGGCGAAGGGCGGTCGCCGGGTCCTGGTTGCCGGCACCATCGTCGGCGAGGTCGAGATGGAGCTCATGCGCGACGACCCCGACGTGGACCGGGTCCGCGTCCTGTCGCCCCTGACGGACGACTCGGCCACCGGCGTGTCGGCCGCCAGCTACGGCATGTCGCTGGCCACCGGCAAGGACATCGAGATCGGCGAGGCGGTGGGCGTGATCGCAGCCCAGTCGATCGGCGAGCCCGGCACCCAGCTGACCATGCGTACCTTCCACACCGGCGGCGTGGTCGGCAAGGACCTCGCCGGCGGCCTCCCGCGGGTCGTGGAGCTCTTCGAGGCCCGTACACCGAAGGGCAAGGCAACCCTGGCACGCATCTCCGGCGTGGTCCGGATCGGCGAGGACGAGGGGCGCGGTCGTGAGATAACCGTGGTTGCCGACGACGGCACCGAGGAGGTCTACACAGTGCCCGGAGTGTCCCGCCTGGAGGTCACGGACGGTCAGGAGGTCAGGGCCGGCGACGCCATCGTCGAAGGGCCCCGCGACCCCAAGGAGCTCCTGGAGATCAAGGGCGTCCGCGAGACCCAGCAGTACCTCGTGGAGGAGGTCCAGAAGGTCTACCGGGACCAGGGCGTGTCCATCCACGACAAGCACATCGAGCTGATCGTGCGGCAGATGACCCGGCGGGTGAAGATCAACAACCCCGGCGAGTCGGACTTCCTGCCCGGCGAGCAGGTCGACCAGCGGCTGTTCGCCGAGACGAACCGAATGCTGGTGGCCGAGAGTCGGCGTCCCGCCGAGGGGCGCCCCGAGCTCATGGGCATCACCAAGGCGTCGCTGGCGACCGACTCGTGGCTCTCGGCGGCTTCCTTCCAGGAGACCACCCGGGTGCTCACCGAGGCGGCCATCGAGTGCCGGAGCGACAAGCTCATCGGGCTGAAGGAGAACATCATCATCGGCAAGCTGGTCCCCGCCGGGACCGGCATGGAGGAGTACCGACGGGTGGTAACCCATGCACCGGACTACAAGCCGATGGACTTCTACTCCTCGGCCGACGAGGAGCAGGACCTCGCCGAATGGCTGGCCGGGCAGGCCGGTTCGGACGAGGACCCCTTCGAAGGCGCCTATGAGGCCGACGTGATCGACCTGGCTGGCGCCGTCGGCGCCCCCGGCGCCGACGCCTCCGATGTCGTGTAG
- the rpsL gene encoding 30S ribosomal protein S12, with amino-acid sequence MPTIQQLVRKGRQSKRRKEATPALKGAPQRRGVCTRVYTTTPKKPNSALRKVARVRLTSGVEVTAYIPGEGHNLQEHSIVLVRGGRVKDLPGVRYKVIRGTLDTSGVSQRRQARSRYGAKKEG; translated from the coding sequence GTGCCCACCATCCAGCAGTTGGTCCGCAAGGGCCGCCAGTCCAAGCGCCGCAAGGAAGCCACGCCGGCCCTGAAGGGAGCGCCCCAGCGCCGTGGTGTCTGCACACGGGTCTACACCACCACCCCGAAGAAGCCGAACTCCGCCCTCCGGAAGGTGGCCCGTGTGCGCCTCACCAGTGGCGTCGAGGTGACGGCCTACATCCCGGGCGAGGGCCACAACCTGCAGGAGCACTCGATCGTGCTCGTCCGTGGCGGTCGTGTGAAGGACCTCCCCGGCGTTCGCTACAAGGTGATCCGGGGAACGCTGGACACCTCCGGTGTGAGCCAGCGGCGCCAGGCTCGCAGCCGTTACGGCGCGAAGAAGGAAGGCTGA
- the rpsG gene encoding 30S ribosomal protein S7, with amino-acid sequence MPRKGPAVRRELTPDPIYRSAAVTQLVNKVLQRGKRSTAERIVYAALSTVEQKTGSEPVGTLKRAIDNVRPQLEVRSRRVGGATYQVPVEVRPRRATTLAVRWLVNYSRARRERTMAERLANEIMDASNGLGSSVKRREDLHKMADANKAFAHYRW; translated from the coding sequence GTGCCACGCAAGGGCCCTGCCGTACGTCGTGAGCTGACCCCTGACCCCATCTACCGGTCCGCCGCCGTCACCCAGCTCGTCAACAAGGTGCTGCAGCGCGGCAAGCGCTCTACCGCCGAGCGCATCGTCTACGCCGCTCTCTCCACGGTCGAGCAGAAGACCGGGAGCGAGCCGGTCGGCACGCTGAAGCGGGCCATCGACAACGTCCGCCCCCAGCTAGAGGTGCGCAGTCGCCGGGTGGGTGGCGCCACCTACCAGGTACCGGTCGAGGTGCGCCCCCGGCGGGCGACCACGTTGGCCGTGCGCTGGCTGGTCAACTACTCCCGCGCCCGTCGCGAGCGCACGATGGCCGAGCGGTTGGCCAACGAGATCATGGACGCCTCCAACGGTCTGGGTTCCTCGGTGAAGCGCCGGGAGGACCTGCACAAGATGGCCGATGCCAACAAGGCGTTCGCCCACTACCGCTGGTGA
- the fusA gene encoding elongation factor G, translating into MAKRHPLQKTRNIGIMAHIDAGKTTTTERILYYTGVNYKIGEVHDGAATMDWMEQEQERGITITSAATSCFWNDHRINIIDTPGHVDFTVEVERSLRVLDGAVAVFDGVAGVEPQTETVWRQADKYKVPRMCFINKMDRTGADFYFVLGTIRERLGCNTAVVQLPIGAESGFAGVIDLVEMNALVWKGEDLGATWDVVDIPEDLVDTADEYRAYLIDVLSEFDENILEKFVGDEDITAADVRSAVRTGTLAGHCVPILTGSAFKNKGVQTLLDAVVEYLPSPIDLPPVEGVHPRTGDVEEREADDSAPFAALAFKIMTDPHVGKLVYFRTYSGMLDKGSAVLNTRTGNKERLGRILEMHANDREDRDEVRTGDIVAGIGLKNTRTGDTLCDPNHPIVLEQLEFPEPVIHVAVEPRSKADQDRMGKALGALAEEDPTFTVRSDEETGQTIIGGMGELHLEVLVDRMLREFRVDANVGRPQVAYRETITRPVLDHRYTHKKQTGGSGQYAEIVASLEPYTEDGSTYLFEDNVRGGRIPKEYIPSVDAGVQLATTNGPLAGFQVLGLKVSLNDGKSHDVDSSEMAFKIAAQAWFREAMRLARPVLLEPVMSVEVVTPENYMGDVVGDLNARRGRVGQLEARSGNQVVSAQVPLSEMFGYATDLRSRTQGRATYTMQFDSYQQTPGSVQEEITRRIHGE; encoded by the coding sequence ATGGCGAAGCGACACCCACTCCAGAAGACCCGCAACATCGGGATCATGGCCCACATCGACGCGGGCAAGACCACTACGACGGAGCGGATCCTCTACTACACCGGCGTCAACTACAAGATCGGTGAGGTCCACGACGGCGCAGCCACCATGGACTGGATGGAGCAGGAACAGGAGCGGGGTATCACCATCACCTCCGCCGCCACAAGCTGCTTCTGGAACGACCACCGCATCAACATCATCGACACCCCGGGCCACGTGGACTTCACGGTCGAGGTGGAGCGTTCCCTGCGCGTGCTGGACGGTGCCGTGGCCGTGTTCGACGGTGTGGCCGGCGTGGAGCCCCAGACCGAGACGGTCTGGCGCCAGGCAGACAAGTACAAGGTTCCCCGTATGTGCTTCATCAACAAGATGGACCGCACCGGCGCCGACTTCTACTTCGTGCTGGGCACCATCAGGGAGCGCCTGGGCTGCAACACGGCGGTGGTTCAGCTGCCCATCGGTGCCGAGTCGGGGTTCGCCGGCGTCATCGACCTGGTCGAGATGAACGCCCTGGTCTGGAAGGGCGAGGACCTGGGTGCCACCTGGGACGTCGTGGACATCCCCGAGGACCTCGTGGACACGGCCGACGAGTACCGGGCCTACCTCATCGACGTGCTGTCGGAGTTCGACGAGAACATCCTCGAGAAGTTCGTCGGCGACGAGGACATCACCGCCGCCGACGTGCGCTCGGCGGTGCGGACCGGCACCCTGGCCGGCCACTGCGTGCCGATCCTCACCGGCTCCGCATTCAAGAACAAGGGAGTGCAGACGCTCCTGGACGCGGTGGTGGAGTACCTGCCGTCGCCCATCGACCTCCCGCCCGTCGAGGGCGTGCACCCCAGGACTGGTGACGTCGAGGAGCGCGAGGCCGACGATTCGGCTCCCTTCGCCGCCCTGGCGTTCAAGATCATGACCGACCCCCACGTCGGCAAGCTCGTCTACTTCCGGACCTACAGCGGCATGCTCGACAAGGGCTCCGCGGTGCTGAACACCCGCACCGGCAACAAGGAACGCCTCGGCCGCATCCTCGAGATGCACGCCAACGACCGCGAGGACCGCGACGAGGTACGTACCGGCGACATCGTGGCTGGCATCGGTCTCAAGAACACCCGCACCGGCGACACCCTCTGTGACCCGAACCACCCGATCGTGCTCGAGCAGCTCGAGTTCCCCGAGCCGGTCATCCACGTGGCCGTGGAGCCCCGCTCCAAGGCCGACCAGGACAGGATGGGCAAGGCCTTGGGTGCACTGGCCGAGGAGGATCCCACCTTCACCGTCCGCAGCGACGAGGAGACGGGCCAGACCATCATCGGCGGCATGGGCGAACTCCACCTAGAGGTGCTGGTCGACCGGATGCTCAGGGAGTTCCGGGTCGACGCCAACGTGGGCCGTCCACAGGTGGCGTACCGCGAGACCATCACCAGGCCGGTCCTAGACCACCGCTACACCCACAAGAAGCAGACCGGCGGTTCGGGCCAGTACGCCGAGATCGTGGCCAGCCTCGAGCCCTACACCGAGGACGGGTCGACCTACCTGTTCGAGGACAACGTCCGCGGGGGTCGCATTCCCAAGGAGTACATACCGTCGGTGGACGCCGGCGTGCAGTTGGCGACCACCAACGGCCCGCTGGCCGGCTTCCAGGTCCTGGGCCTGAAGGTCAGCCTGAACGACGGCAAGTCGCACGACGTGGACTCCTCGGAGATGGCGTTCAAGATCGCCGCCCAGGCCTGGTTCCGCGAAGCGATGCGCCTGGCCAGGCCGGTCCTCCTGGAGCCGGTCATGTCCGTCGAGGTCGTCACGCCGGAGAACTACATGGGCGACGTGGTCGGCGACCTCAACGCCCGTCGCGGCAGGGTCGGCCAGCTGGAGGCCCGGAGTGGCAACCAGGTCGTCAGCGCTCAGGTGCCGCTGTCCGAGATGTTCGGGTACGCTACCGATCTTCGGTCGCGCACCCAGGGTCGTGCGACCTACACCATGCAGTTCGACTCGTACCAGCAGACCCCCGGGTCGGTGCAGGAGGAGATCACCCGTCGTATCCACGGCGAGTGA
- the tuf gene encoding elongation factor Tu — translation MAKAHFERNKPHVNVGTMGHIDHGKTTLTAAITKVLSDRDPDATQFTEFDDIDKAPEERERGITINVSHVEYETPNRHYAHVDMPGHADYIKNMITGAAQVDGAILVVSAADGPMPQTREHVLLARQVGVPKIIVALNKCDMVDDEELLELVELEVRELLDQYEFPGDDTPIVRVSALNALEGDAESAEQIVDLMSQVDEYIPTPERDVDKPFLMPIEDVFSITGRGTVVTGRVEQGIVNTGDNIEIIGLKDTQKTVCTGVEMFRKLLDEGRAGDNIGALLRGIDKDEVQRGQVLAKPGSITPHTNFESEVYVLTKAEGGRHKPFFSNYRPQFYFRTTDVTGMIELPEGTEMCMPGDNTTMTVELIAPIAMDEGLRFAIREGGRTVGAGAVTKILK, via the coding sequence ATGGCCAAGGCCCACTTCGAGCGGAACAAGCCCCACGTGAACGTGGGCACGATGGGACACATCGACCACGGGAAGACCACCCTGACCGCGGCGATCACCAAGGTTCTCTCCGACCGTGATCCCGACGCCACGCAGTTCACCGAGTTCGACGACATCGACAAGGCGCCCGAGGAGCGGGAGCGGGGCATCACGATCAACGTGAGCCACGTCGAATACGAGACCCCGAACCGGCACTACGCACACGTCGACATGCCGGGTCACGCCGACTACATCAAGAACATGATCACCGGCGCCGCCCAGGTGGACGGTGCGATCCTGGTGGTGTCGGCCGCCGACGGCCCGATGCCCCAGACCCGTGAGCACGTCCTGCTGGCCCGCCAGGTCGGCGTACCGAAGATCATCGTTGCCCTCAACAAGTGCGACATGGTCGACGACGAGGAGCTCCTCGAGCTGGTCGAGCTGGAGGTCCGCGAACTCCTGGACCAGTACGAGTTCCCGGGCGACGACACCCCGATCGTGAGGGTCTCTGCGCTGAACGCCCTGGAGGGTGACGCCGAGTCCGCCGAGCAGATCGTGGACCTGATGAGCCAGGTCGATGAGTACATCCCGACACCCGAGCGCGACGTCGACAAGCCCTTCCTCATGCCGATCGAGGACGTGTTCTCGATCACCGGCCGTGGCACCGTGGTGACCGGTCGTGTCGAGCAGGGCATCGTCAACACCGGTGACAACATCGAGATCATCGGCCTCAAGGACACCCAGAAAACGGTCTGTACGGGCGTCGAGATGTTCCGCAAACTCCTCGACGAGGGTCGGGCCGGCGACAACATCGGAGCCCTGCTGCGCGGCATCGACAAGGACGAGGTCCAGCGTGGCCAGGTCCTGGCCAAGCCGGGCTCGATCACCCCGCACACCAACTTCGAGTCCGAGGTCTACGTGCTGACCAAGGCCGAGGGTGGTCGGCACAAGCCGTTCTTCTCCAACTACCGTCCGCAGTTCTACTTCCGGACCACCGACGTGACCGGCATGATCGAGCTGCCCGAGGGCACCGAGATGTGCATGCCCGGCGACAACACGACCATGACCGTCGAGCTCATCGCTCCGATCGCCATGGACGAGGGCCTGCGCTTCGCCATCCGTGAGGGTGGACGTACCGTGGGTGCCGGCGCCGTCACCAAGATCCTCAAGTAG
- the rpsJ gene encoding 30S ribosomal protein S10 has protein sequence MAAGQRIRIRLKAYDHQVIDQSTKKIVETVRRTQADLRGPVPLPTEKHRYTVIRGPFKDKDSREHFEMRIHKRLLDILNPSPKTVDSLQRLDLPAGVDIEIKIQQV, from the coding sequence ATGGCTGCAGGACAGAGGATCCGGATCCGGCTGAAGGCCTACGACCACCAGGTCATCGACCAGTCGACGAAGAAGATCGTCGAGACGGTTCGACGGACCCAGGCCGATCTCAGGGGTCCGGTGCCGCTGCCGACCGAGAAGCACCGCTACACGGTCATCCGTGGCCCCTTCAAGGACAAGGACTCCAGGGAGCACTTCGAGATGCGCATCCACAAGCGCCTGCTCGACATCCTGAACCCTTCGCCCAAGACGGTCGATTCCCTCCAGCGCCTGGACCTACCGGCCGGGGTGGACATCGAGATCAAGATCCAGCAGGTCTGA
- a CDS encoding AI-2E family transporter, whose translation MTEPASETRTLPPWARRSILSLLVGIAALWYLRGVVSALRPLLLVLLVSFFVSFALEPAVNRLERAGLRRGPGTALVMLAMVAAVGGFGVQVGSLLAEQVTDFSENVPTYLEDIDGWLEDSFGIQNATTDLRADYDTGALARRLGNVADDLARFGTTVVNVLFQLFTVGLFTFYLVAEGPKLRRIVCSFLAERHQRHVLEVWDLAIEKTGGYILSRSILALASSLVHWAAFEVIGLPSSLALALWVGVMSQFVPVVGTYIAGALPLVIALLGDPVDGLWVMAVVAAYQQVENYLLAPRITAHTMKLHVAVAFGAVIAGSAVLGVVGALLALPAAATIQAVIAAETERHEVSEHLIAESSLRRGHGDRPRPD comes from the coding sequence ATGACCGAGCCGGCTTCCGAGACGAGGACACTCCCGCCATGGGCAAGGCGGTCCATCCTCAGCCTGCTGGTCGGCATCGCCGCCCTCTGGTACCTCCGAGGCGTCGTATCGGCGCTCCGACCGCTGCTCCTGGTCCTGCTGGTGTCGTTCTTCGTGTCGTTCGCCCTCGAACCGGCCGTCAACCGGCTGGAACGAGCCGGCCTCCGTCGGGGTCCAGGCACCGCCCTGGTGATGTTGGCCATGGTGGCCGCCGTGGGGGGATTCGGCGTCCAGGTGGGCAGCCTCCTAGCCGAACAGGTCACCGACTTCAGCGAGAACGTGCCCACCTACCTCGAGGACATCGACGGCTGGCTGGAGGACAGCTTCGGCATCCAGAACGCCACGACCGACCTGCGGGCCGACTACGACACCGGCGCCCTCGCTAGGCGACTGGGTAACGTGGCCGACGACCTGGCCCGGTTCGGGACGACGGTGGTGAACGTGCTGTTCCAACTGTTCACCGTCGGTCTGTTCACCTTCTACCTGGTGGCCGAGGGGCCGAAGTTACGGCGAATCGTGTGCTCGTTCCTCGCCGAGCGCCACCAGCGCCACGTGCTGGAGGTCTGGGACCTGGCCATCGAGAAGACCGGCGGCTACATCCTCTCCCGAAGCATCCTGGCCCTCGCGTCGTCGCTGGTCCACTGGGCGGCCTTCGAGGTCATCGGGCTGCCGTCGTCGCTGGCCCTTGCCCTGTGGGTGGGCGTCATGTCCCAGTTCGTGCCCGTGGTCGGCACCTACATAGCGGGCGCCCTCCCACTCGTCATCGCACTGCTGGGCGACCCGGTGGACGGCCTCTGGGTCATGGCGGTGGTGGCCGCCTACCAGCAGGTGGAGAACTACTTGCTGGCCCCCAGGATCACCGCCCACACCATGAAGCTCCACGTGGCGGTGGCCTTTGGAGCGGTCATAGCCGGCTCGGCCGTCCTGGGCGTGGTCGGCGCGCTGCTGGCCCTTCCCGCAGCGGCGACCATCCAGGCGGTGATCGCCGCCGAGACTGAGCGCCACGAGGTGTCAGAGCACCTGATCGCCGAGAGCAGCCTTCGACGGGGCCACGGCGATCGACCGCGCCCGGACTGA
- the rplC gene encoding 50S ribosomal protein L3, whose protein sequence is MANKAVVGIKVGMTQVWDDDNRVLPVTVLRVSPNRVVQIKTTERDGYTALQVTVGNRDAGRLNRPEAGHFAAGGVDAGDRLVELRLDDVEGYEVGQEITVESLADLGHVDVTAVSKGKGFAGVMKRHGFKGQRASHGAHKVHRKPGAIGQCATPSRVFKGKRMPGRMGNQKTTTLNLQIVQADAERELLLVRGSVPGPRGATVLIRDAVKGGR, encoded by the coding sequence ATGGCCAACAAGGCAGTCGTCGGCATCAAGGTCGGCATGACACAGGTGTGGGATGACGACAACCGCGTCCTTCCGGTCACCGTGCTGCGTGTCAGCCCCAACCGTGTCGTCCAGATCAAGACCACCGAGCGGGACGGCTACACGGCCCTGCAGGTGACCGTCGGCAACAGGGATGCCGGAAGGCTCAACCGCCCGGAGGCCGGCCACTTCGCCGCCGGTGGCGTGGACGCCGGGGACCGCCTCGTCGAGCTACGCCTCGACGACGTCGAGGGCTACGAGGTTGGACAGGAGATCACGGTGGAGTCGCTGGCCGACCTGGGCCACGTCGACGTGACAGCGGTCAGCAAGGGCAAGGGCTTCGCCGGCGTCATGAAGCGCCACGGCTTCAAGGGCCAGCGGGCCTCCCACGGCGCCCACAAGGTCCACCGCAAGCCCGGCGCCATCGGCCAGTGCGCCACCCCGTCGAGGGTGTTCAAGGGCAAGCGCATGCCGGGTCGGATGGGAAACCAGAAGACCACCACGCTGAACCTCCAGATCGTGCAGGCCGATGCCGAGCGTGAGCTGCTCCTGGTCCGCGGTTCGGTGCCCGGTCCCCGTGGCGCCACGGTCCTGATTCGCGACGCGGTGAAGGGAGGCCGGTGA